The Candidatus Tumulicola sp. genome has a window encoding:
- a CDS encoding phosphoribosylaminoimidazolesuccinocarboxamide synthase produces MNKGPEVARGKTKILYQHPEESGSVIVAQQDQITAGDGAKRNVIAGKGRLAALTTSRIFRLLNACGLPTHYLAGGEDADGNEMIVRRCEMIPIEVVVRGVAAGSYLKRNPGVKSGSVLAPRLVEYFFKDDARHDPQYTAEQVIDENLATPAELAQMSDIARLVFDILAHAWRQQSVLLVDLKVEFGRVKNPDGTTEILLADVIDNDSWRVWPGGDQALMLDKQIYRNLSTPSAGDLETIRAKYEEVAERVGRFQKSSGGMVCIMMGSAADAAHAERIAKALSMFGVPTRRHVASAHKTPQYALSLIQQMDNMLGRVVYVTIAGRSNALSAFVDAATANPVIACPVLGSNWAGMEILSSLHLPSGVASAVVLEPENAALAAAKILAVDDTVLFGRVLVSQYRSRSNVLEADARLNAPPPNGKTGA; encoded by the coding sequence ATGAACAAAGGACCTGAGGTCGCGCGCGGCAAGACCAAGATACTGTACCAGCATCCGGAAGAATCCGGATCGGTGATCGTCGCGCAGCAAGATCAGATCACGGCGGGTGACGGCGCCAAACGCAATGTCATCGCCGGCAAGGGCAGGCTTGCCGCCCTGACCACGTCGCGCATCTTCCGGCTGCTCAACGCGTGCGGGCTGCCGACTCACTACCTCGCGGGCGGCGAGGACGCCGACGGCAACGAGATGATCGTGCGCCGCTGCGAGATGATCCCGATCGAAGTCGTGGTGCGCGGGGTCGCAGCCGGATCGTACTTGAAGCGCAATCCCGGCGTGAAGTCGGGCAGCGTGCTCGCGCCGCGCCTGGTCGAGTATTTCTTCAAAGATGACGCGCGTCACGACCCGCAATACACCGCCGAGCAGGTCATCGACGAGAATCTGGCCACGCCGGCGGAACTCGCGCAGATGAGCGACATCGCGCGCCTGGTGTTCGACATCCTCGCGCATGCGTGGCGGCAGCAAAGCGTGCTGCTCGTCGACCTCAAAGTCGAGTTCGGCCGCGTGAAGAATCCCGACGGCACCACCGAGATCCTGCTCGCCGACGTCATCGACAACGACTCGTGGCGCGTATGGCCCGGCGGCGACCAGGCGCTGATGCTCGACAAGCAGATCTATCGCAATCTCTCGACCCCTTCGGCCGGCGATCTCGAGACGATCAGGGCGAAATACGAAGAAGTCGCCGAGCGCGTGGGCAGATTCCAAAAATCTTCGGGCGGCATGGTCTGCATCATGATGGGTTCCGCCGCCGATGCGGCGCATGCCGAGCGGATCGCAAAAGCGCTCTCGATGTTCGGAGTCCCGACCCGCCGGCACGTGGCGTCGGCGCACAAGACGCCGCAGTACGCCCTCAGCCTCATCCAGCAGATGGACAACATGCTGGGGCGCGTGGTGTACGTGACGATCGCGGGCCGCAGCAACGCGCTGTCTGCCTTCGTGGACGCCGCGACCGCCAATCCGGTCATCGCATGCCCCGTGCTCGGCTCGAACTGGGCGGGCATGGAGATCCTTTCGAGCTTGCACTTGCCCTCCGGCGTCGCCAGCGCGGTCGTGCTCGAGCCCGAAAACGCCGCGCTCGCCGCCGCCAAGATCTTGGCCGTTGACGACACGGTCTTGTTCGGCCGGGTTCTCGTTTCGCAGTACCGCTCGCGATCCAACGTTCTGGAAGCCGATGCCCGCCTGAACGCGCCGCCGCCGAACGGCAAGACGGGCGCGTGA
- the purB gene encoding adenylosuccinate lyase has translation MTSSYSSPFSWRYGSPAMRALFSEETKRRMWRRMWLALAQAQSKAGLVSEAELADLRRYVDAVDIAAADAIEKEIHHDLMAELRVYAGQATVGGRKLHLGATSMDIEDNVDTARMRLALSMLCAGVREALDAFAVKIDQFADLTCMAYTHLQAAEPTTLGYRMSMWAHDLYFDYENLKCLAAWLPSKGLRGAVGTAASFERLLEGTAVTHEQLEREVLEAFGLRAVMITGQTYPRRLDYVVVANVAALAASCSKFAFDVRVLASSPFGELGEPFGSKQVGSSAMPFKRNPIMCERICSLARIIAANVDVMWHNAADNLLERTLDDSANRRSAIAETFLTADEIVSLVRKVIAGLRVDQTRIRANLEKFGPFAGTEALLMEAVKKGGDRQALHERLREACMRAWDALEKTEKNPLEEMLARDPEFAKHVGADELKRLMDATRHTGFAASKAREFAAKVRTLEKAPADATLGNVVPGLGNVVPGL, from the coding sequence ATGACCTCCAGCTATTCATCACCGTTTTCTTGGCGATACGGCAGTCCCGCCATGCGCGCGCTGTTCTCCGAGGAGACCAAACGGCGCATGTGGCGGCGCATGTGGCTCGCTCTCGCGCAGGCGCAGTCTAAAGCCGGATTGGTCTCCGAGGCGGAGCTCGCCGATCTGCGCCGCTACGTGGACGCGGTCGACATCGCAGCCGCCGACGCCATCGAGAAAGAGATCCACCACGACCTGATGGCCGAACTGCGCGTGTACGCGGGCCAGGCGACGGTCGGGGGCCGCAAGCTGCACCTCGGCGCGACGTCGATGGACATCGAAGACAACGTCGACACGGCGCGCATGCGCCTCGCCCTCTCGATGCTGTGCGCCGGCGTGCGCGAAGCGCTGGATGCGTTCGCGGTCAAAATCGATCAATTCGCGGACCTGACCTGCATGGCATACACGCACCTGCAAGCCGCGGAGCCCACCACGCTCGGCTATCGCATGAGCATGTGGGCGCACGATCTGTATTTCGATTACGAGAATCTCAAATGCCTGGCCGCGTGGCTGCCGAGCAAGGGCCTGCGCGGCGCGGTCGGAACCGCGGCATCCTTCGAGCGCCTGCTCGAAGGCACCGCCGTGACGCACGAGCAGCTCGAACGCGAAGTCCTCGAAGCCTTCGGATTGCGAGCGGTGATGATCACCGGCCAAACCTATCCGCGCCGCCTGGACTACGTGGTGGTCGCCAACGTCGCGGCCTTGGCCGCTTCCTGCAGCAAGTTCGCGTTCGACGTGCGCGTGTTGGCGAGCAGCCCATTCGGAGAATTGGGCGAGCCGTTCGGCAGCAAGCAAGTGGGCTCGTCGGCCATGCCCTTCAAACGCAACCCCATCATGTGCGAGCGGATCTGTTCCTTGGCTCGCATCATCGCCGCAAACGTCGACGTGATGTGGCACAACGCCGCGGACAACCTGCTGGAACGCACGCTGGATGACTCCGCCAACAGGCGCTCGGCCATCGCCGAGACGTTCTTGACGGCGGACGAGATCGTCTCGCTCGTGCGAAAAGTGATCGCGGGCCTGCGCGTCGACCAGACCCGCATCCGCGCGAACCTCGAGAAGTTCGGGCCCTTCGCCGGGACCGAAGCGTTGCTGATGGAGGCCGTCAAGAAAGGCGGCGACCGCCAGGCGCTGCACGAACGGCTGCGCGAGGCTTGCATGCGCGCGTGGGACGCGCTGGAGAAGACCGAGAAGAACCCGCTCGAGGAGATGCTCGCTCGCGACCCGGAGTTCGCCAAGCACGTCGGCGCGGACGAGCTGAAGCGGTTGATGGACGCCACCCGCCACACGGGGTTCGCAGCCTCGAAAGCGCGCGAGTTCGCGGCGAAGGTGCGAACGCTGGAAAAAGCGCCGGCCGACGCCACGCTCGGAAATGTAGTGCCGGGGCTGGGAAATGTAGTGCCGGGGCTTTAG